From one Bombus affinis isolate iyBomAffi1 chromosome 9, iyBomAffi1.2, whole genome shotgun sequence genomic stretch:
- the LOC126920139 gene encoding mediator of RNA polymerase II transcription subunit 13 isoform X2, with amino-acid sequence MTHPSHQTNGASLEDCHTNFFALTDLCGIKWKKLVWGEVAGDFGGTPLEDPVLSSFSRCLAGDILCVWRRVAATPATSGPATASATGAGIFDLGIAPSPAPPPLSLTAAKELWIFWYGEEPDLSGLVSPELIACESEQGSWESGLSYECRSLLFKALHNLIERCLLSRDFVRLGKWFVQPYDGFEKHRCSSSHLSFSFAFFVHGESTVCASVDVRQHPAVRHLTRTCLQRTQTSQSGVKVILAPYGLAGTLTGPVGRTDSQLLEEWKHFYPINGSNVEAGLPSLVEVLVGGVRMRYPSCYVLVTDMDDTPPDTALSPPNSPASYEHPLLSQQDIRAATELPERVWAECTLSSPISASKTESSTEPGTWTFIDPTQKSSCTCSKYATPGGWKSLASSQVQRERVDKGGRRVVPFHRRSTTQWDACPSVPANAPRSVLNRTEAPSTPPGGPPSYSRGPPTGGDCLPVPSVGSPGSPAPSPLPTPHSEPASVPPAEPTMPTLSPQPPPSHTNTAPPLTPSQGPKSISSACNNQVHSPAPGPTLKRPVLASRECEDIYLENEQSLPWLYDYSTQEAWLNHPVKRFKESNTSPVNVRSNTLYPPMNSQVPQSQTPKLEIKQEPNVNVGDCIGRRTDPYEFDATGEENGTSVDGLRRPRDDPTKPGSLFTSEGLQASYKDLDQIFDNSDPDTSSDETNLNQLQVQTPPESNRSGGLHEETRVDANNRHNNRGVGVLRPEELSKMFPTPPSLEHNPVASPCQLNDSLMDQTELSVPQRPLRHLPDIYPNMGSPQEEPIDDWSYVFKPTSICKMVGSSKYAPLTNLPSQSLPPVTLPSHCVYRSSWQCNSTSNNSDKPLPPTRPGSVQQQQQQPCPPSPAPLGAPYRSATISGRPPPPPYDQPSPATSTTSSYLNKNLNSIEADTPGPTRAPESNSLIVNILLGDTVLNIFRDHNFDSCSLCVCNAGPKVVGNIKGADAGVYLTHSWSGGALFQDDDQIRCSCGFSAVVNRRLAHQAGLFYEDEMEITGIAEDPAEKKKASLIAVACGGGKPSEGLDVIPPNVLELLREQCLIIQSSASSLYRASRIYSSMKSYPMLTPTVNMLEFNDGNEVSLAALDQGKINGTHNERTNRVIGVHRWVFLRAKGPQCSGDIVRMMRALQPLLQDAVQKKCTTRMWEAPYTVAGPLTWRQFHRLAGRGTDDRCEPQPIPALVVGYDRDWLSLSPYALSYWEKLLLEPYAGPRDVAYVVVAPDNDCVINKVKSFFRELSTTYEICRLGRHTPISKALRDGILRVGKASMQKQVKQPIDDWFKLLGENQLGELLRLYAQVCNHRLAPYLTQVIQDRSLLDPGDSQPTNKQQQPQTTIPVTDTMPATPDVMTNKPESVEGENPRSETPSSNTTTNTNSNTGNTTPTSQTATIHTNTTSGPDEEEIEPPAIVVYLVEPFSLGGPEDADRRRLAILALLRAYSTAVNSMPENLRSNINVQIISLESIMELGRARERRKIQDEMRALALNVFLQGRRLLNHNSTVKSLTGFGTAAAADIFLKSKDSYSNTLATIHQERNRAPYRLYSPAYVLAPLRAKSEAPESFGIAGPEECAVLYLSYCLSEDQSWLLAVATDDRGEIFETATINIDIPNRKRRKRASARRIGLQKLMDFILGVMSQGVQPWRLVVGRVGRIGHGELKGWSWLLSRKALLKASKHLKEICGQCSLLYPSAAPCVLSACLVSLEPDSTLRLMADQFTPDERFSQASVNCQLSTPQDVTCTHILVFPTSATTQSSQTAFQEQHINGPELGDDELFSALNDDMPEGMEGMGDFNDIFNVWPEAGAGGGQSPGGSPHRPEGSPLGGDGGGSGLGNHDGPGSPFPCSNTPRVAVAEQAEEVGTLLQQPLALGYLVSTAPTGRMPPWFWSACPHLEGVCPVFLKNALHLHSPAIQQNSDDLLQQQSALTAHPLDSQYTTDVLRYVLEGYNALSWLAVDANTKDRLSCLPVHVQALMQLYHAAAALV; translated from the exons ATGACGCATCCGTCGCATCAAACGAACGGCGCTAGCCTGGAGGACTGCCACACGAATTTCTTCGCACTG ACGGATCTGTGCGGCATCAAATGGAAGAAGCTCGTGTGGGGCGAAGTAGCCGGCGATTTCGGGGGCACCCCCCTCGAAGACCCGGTGTTATCGAGCTTCTCGCGGTGCCTCGCGGGTGACATTCTCTGCGTGTGGCGACGAGTCGCCGCTACACCGGCTACCTCCGGCCCAGCAACCGCCTCAGCAACCGGAGCTGGAATCTTCGACCTAGGCATTGCACCCTCGCCCGCACCGCCACCCCTTTCCCTTACTGCCGCTAAGGAACTCTGGATTTTCTGGTATGGCGAGGAACCTGATCTCTCTGGTCTGGTGTCACCGGAACTCATCGCGTGTG AAAGTGAACAGGGTTCTTGGGAAAGCGGATTATCGTATGAGTGCCGATCACTTCTTTTCAAGGCTCTGCATAACTTAATCGAACGGTGCTTACTATCTCGTGATTTTGTTCGCCTTGGAAAGTGGTTCGTACAACCTTATGATGGATTCGAGAAACACCGTTGCAGTAG TAGCCACCTGTCCTTCTCCTTTGCATTTTTTGTGCATGGAGAAAGCACTGTATGTGCAAGTGTGGATGTCAGGCAGCATCCTGCTGTGAGACATCTTACAAGGACTTGCTTACAACGCACCCAAACTTCCCAGTCTGGTGTCAAAG TAATACTAGCTCCTTATGGACTAGCAGGTACATTAACTGGCCCAGTGGGACGTACAGATAGTCAACTCCTTGAAGAATGGAAACATTTTTATCCGATTAATGGCAGTAATGTAGAAGCAGGACTTCCATCTCTAGTAGAAGTGCTTGTTGGTGGTGTTCGCATGCGTTATCCCTCATGTTATGTCCTGGTCACAGATATGGACGATACTCCACCTGATACTGCTCTTTCTCCACCAAATAGTCCTGCTAGTTACGAACATCCTCTCTTGAGTCAGCAGGATATACGTGCGGCTACCGAATTACCAGAACGTGTATGGGCAGAATGTACTTTGAGTTCACCAATTTCTGCTTCCAAGACAGAATCTTCCACGGAACCTGGAACCTGGACCTTCATTGATCCAACACAAAAGTCTTCCTGTACCTGTTCAAA GTATGCCACCCCCGGGGGTTGGAAGAGCCTGGCCTCCTCTCAGGTTCAGAGGGAGAGAGTAGATAAAGGTGGACGGAGGGTCGTACCGTTTCATCGACGCTCTACCACCCAGTGGGATGCTTGCCCCTCTGTCCCTGCTAATGCCCCCAG GTCTGTATTGAACAGAACAGAAGCGCCAAGTACACCACCAGGCGGACCTCCTTCTTATTCAAGGGGACCACCAACAGGAGGAGATTGTCTACCAGTTCCATCTGTTGGCTCACCAGGATCTCCTGCACCTTCACCTCTTCCAACTCCACATTCCGAGCCAGCATCAGTTCCACCAGCAGAGCCTACAATGCCTACTCTTAGTCCTCAACCACCACCCAGTCATACAAACACTGCCCCACCACTAACCCCTTCTCAAGGCCCAAAATCAATTTCCTCTGCATGCAATAATCAAGTGCATAGTCCAGCCCCTGGACCAACATTAAAACGACCAGTCTTAGCCTCTAGAGAATGTGAGGATATATATCTAGAAAACGAACAGTCATTACCTTGGCTCTATGATTATTCAACGCAAGAAGCATGGCTTAATCATCCTGTAAAGCGTTTTAAGGAATCTAATACCAGTCCAGTCAATGTCAGGAGCAATACATTATATCCACCAATGAATTCTCAGGTTCCTCAATCTCAAACACCCAAATTAGAGATTAAGCAAGAACCAAATGTCAATGTT GGAGATTGCATTGGAAGAAGAACGGATCCGTATGAGTTTGATGCAACAGGCGAAGAAAATGGCACAAGTGTTGATGGACTTAGACGGCCAAGAGATGATCCTACTAAACCAGGATCATTATTTACTAGTGAAGGTCTTCAAGCATCCTATAAAGATTTAGATCAAATCTTTGATAATTCCGATCCTGACACTTCGAGCGATGAAACC aatttaaACCAGCTTCAAGTACAAACTCCCCCAGAGTCGAATAGATCTGGTGGACTACATGAAGAGACCAGAGTAGATGCCAATAATAGACATAATAACCGGGGAGTTGGCGTGTTACGACCAGAAGAACTTTCCAAAATGTTTCCGACGCCACCATCCTTAGAGCATAATCCTGTTGCTTCACCTTGTCAGTTAAACGACTCTTTAATGGACCAGACGGAACTTTCTGTACCTCAACGACCACTTAGGCATCTCCCCGACATTTATCCGAACATGGGATCTCCTCAAGAAGAACCAATCGATGATTGGTCCTACGTGTTCAAACCTACATCTATTTGTAAGATGGTTGGTTCTTCCAAATATGCTCCACTCACAAATCTGCCCAGCCAATCTCTACCACCTGTTACACTGCCATCGCACTGCGTATATAGATCTTCTTGGCAGTGCAACTCTACTTCCAACAATTCAGATAAACCACTTCCACCAACTAGACCTGGTTCAgttcaacaacaacaacaacagccaTGCCCTCCGAGTCCAGCACCATTGGGAGCACCATATCGCTCAGCAACTATATCCGGAAGACCACCGCCGCCACCATATGATCAGCCAAGTCCAGCTACATCTACCACTTCTTCTTACCTGAACAAAAATTTAAATAGCATCGAAGCAGACACACCAGGCCCTACTCGTGCGCCAGAATCGAACTCTCTCATAGTGAATATCCTCTTAGGTGACACTGTGCTTAATATCTTCCGTGATCACAATTTTGATAGTTGCAGTCTCTGTGTGTGCAATGCAGGTCCAAAAGTTGTTGGTAATATTAAAGGTGCAGACGCTGGTGTGTATCTTACGCACTCATGGTCAGGCGGAGCACTGTTTCAAGATGATGATCAGATTAGGTGCAGTTGTGGCTTTAGTGCGGTTGTAAATCGACGGTTAGCTCATCAAGCTGGCTTGTTCTACGAAGATGAGATGGAAATTACTGGCATTGCAGAGGATCCAGCAGAGAAGAAAAAAGCGTCTCTAATCGCTGTGGCCTGTGGAGGAGGCAAACCGTCGGAAGGTTTAGACGTGATACCACCTAATGTGTTAGAATTGCTCAGAGAACAGTGCCTGATCATACAGAGCTCTGCAAGCAGTCTTTACAGAGCATCCAGGATCTATTCCTCAATGAAGAGCTACCCGATGCTTACGCCTACTGTGAATATGTTGGAATTCAATGATGGTAATGAAGTGTCACTAGCAGCTCTCGATCAGGGTAAAATTAATGGTACGCACAATGAAAGAACTAATCGGGTAATTGGAGTGCATCGATGGGTGTTCCTTAGAGCAAAAGGACCTCAGTGCAGTGGTGATATCGTGAGAATGATGAGAGCTCTACAACCACTATTGCAAGATGCTGTGCAGAAAAAATGTACAACTCGAATGTGGGAGGCACCATATACCGTTGCAGGTCCCTTGACTTGGAGACAATTCCATCGTTTAGCTGGTCGCGGAACTGATGATCGCTGTGAACCTCAACCAATACCTGCATTAGTTGTTGGATATGACCGAGATTGGCTGTCTTTATCACCTTATGCTTTAAGTTACTGGGAGAAACTACTTTTGGAGCCATATGCTGGACCAAGAGACGTCGCCTATGTAGTGGTAGCACCAGACAATGATTGTGttattaataaagtaaaatCTTTCTTCCGTGAACTATCAACTACGTATGAA ATTTGTCGGCTAGGAAGGCATACACCTATCTCAAAAGCGTTACGCGATGGTATTCTTCGCGTTGGAAAAGCATCAATGCAGAAACAAGTCAAACAACCAATAGACGATTGGTTTAAACTTTTAGGAGAGAACCAATTAGGAGAACTATTGCGATTGTATGCGCAAGTCTGTAATCATCGATTAGCTCCATATTTAACACAGGTTATTCAAGATCGGAGTTTGTTAGATCCTGGAGACTCGCAACCGACAAACAAACAACAACAGCCGCAAACAACTATTCCTGTTACTGACACAATGCCAGCCACACCTGATGTAATGACAAACAAACCAGAATCAGTTG AAGGAGAAAATCCTAGGAGTGAAACACCATCGTCAAACACGACAACAAATACTAATTCTAATACCGGTAACACAACACCAACTTCACAAACTGCCACGATACACACTAATACAACATCGGGTCCAGATGAAGAGGAAATCGAGCCTCCAGCTATAGTCGTTTACTTAGTGGAACCTTTCTCATTGGGAGGTCCCGAAGATGCTGACCGACGAAGACTTGCTATTTTAGCTTTGTTACGTGCATATTCGACAGCAGTTAATAGCATGCCTGAAAATCTTAGATCCAATATCAACGTTCAG ATAATATCTTTGGAAAGTATAATGGAGTTAGGACGAGCTAGGGAAAGGCGCAAAATACAGGACGAGATGAGAGCTTTAGCGTTAAACGTGTTTCTACAGGGCCGCCGGTTATTAAATCATAATTCCACAGTGAAAAGTCTTACTGGTTTTGGTACCGCTGCCGCAGCAGACATTTTTCTTAAGAGTAAAGAT TCTTATAGTAATACTCTTGCAACTATACATCAGGAACGAAATAGAGCCCCGTACCGGTTGTACTCACCCGCCTACGTCTTGGCTCCACTACGGGCGAAAAGCGAAGCACCAGAGTCTTTCGGCATCGCTGGACCAGAAGAGTGTGCAGTTTTGTATCTCAGCTATTGTCTTAGCGAAGATCAATCATGGTTGCTTGCGGTTGCAACGGATGATAGAGGAGAAATATTTGAAACAGCTACTATCAACATCGATATAccaaatagaaagagaagaaaacgcGCCTCAGCCAGACGAATTGGATTACAAAAATTGATGGATTTCATACTTGGTGTAATGTCTCAAGGT GTACAACCTTGGAGGTTAGTAGTAGGTCGTGTAGGACGTATTGGACATGGTGAGCTGAAAGGTTGGAGCTGGCTACTATCCAGAAAAGCGCTTCTCAAAGCCTCTAAACACCTTAAAGAAATATGTGGCCAGTGCAGTCTTTTATATCCGTCAGCAGCACCTTGTGTGCTTAGCGCCTGTCTAGTCTCCCTTGAACCAGATTCAACTCTTAGGCTTATGGCTGATCAATTCACACCTGATGAAAGGTTTAGTCAGGCGTCAGTAAACTGCCAATTATCTACACCACAAGATGTTACATGCACTCATATTCTCGTTTTCCCTACATCTGCTACCACACAG TCATCACAGACTGCATTTCAAGAGCAGCATATTAATGGACCAGAATTAGGAGATGATGAGCTATTTTCTGCACTAAACGATGATATGCCAGAAGGTATGGAAGGTATGGGAGACTTCAATGACATCTTCAATGTATGGCCAGAGGCTGGTGCTGGTGGAGGCCAAAGCCCTGGTGGTAGCCCACATCGTCCTGAAGGATCCCCACTCGGTGGAGATGGTGGAGGTTCAGGATTAGGCAATCATGATGGCCCTGGTAGTCCGTTTCCATGTAGTAATACACCAAGA GTAGCAGTTGCCGAACAAGCAGAAGAAGTTGGAACTTTATTGCAGCAACCACTTGCTCTTGGTTACTTAGTATCTACTGCACCAACTGGACGAATGCCACCATGGTTTTGGTCAGCCTGTCCCCATTTAGAGGGTGTTTGCCCCGTGTTCTTGAAAAATGCCTTACATTTGCATAGTCCAGCAATACAGCAGAATAGTGATGACCTATTGCAACAACAAAGTGCACTCACTGCTCATCCATTAGATTCACAGTATACCACCGATGTGCTCAG ATATGTGCTGGAGGGATACAATGCACTGTCATGGCTCGCAGTGGATGCGAACACGAAGGATCGTTTATCCTGCTTACCAGTGCACGTACAAGCGCTCATGCAACTCTACCATGCAGCGGCAGCTCTCGTCTGA